In a genomic window of Gossypium arboreum isolate Shixiya-1 chromosome 9, ASM2569848v2, whole genome shotgun sequence:
- the LOC108457063 gene encoding 60S ribosomal protein L29-1-like, whose protein sequence is MAKSKNHTAHNQSYKAHKNGIKKPKRHRHTSTKGMDPKFLRNQRYARKHKKKNGESANEEE, encoded by the exons ATGGCGAAGTCAAAGAATCACACGGCTCACAACCAATCTTACAAGGCTCACAAGAATGGAATCAAGAAACCCAAGAGGCACCGCCACACTTCCACCAAAGGG aTGGATCCTAAGTTCTTGAGGAACCAAAGGTATGCAAGGAAACACAAGAAGAAGAATGGAGAATCAGCCAATGAAGAAGAGTAG
- the LOC108457062 gene encoding dihydrolipoyl dehydrogenase 2, chloroplastic-like produces MHSICFQATGVPGSNYIFDSCSPALAISKPINLRFCGLRKEAFGFSGLTHSSSGRVHFSSRGHSKKVSASAESNGSPPKSFDYDLIIIGAGVGGHGAALHAVEKGLKTAIIEGDVVGGTCVNRGCVPSKALLAVSGKMRELQSEHHMKALGLQVSAAGYDRQGVADHANNLASKIQSNLTNSMKALGVDILTGVGTIVGPQKVKYGKVGFPDNIVTAKNIIIATGSVPFVPKGIEVDGKTVITSDHALKLESVPDWIAIVGSGYIGLEFSDVYTALGSEVTFIEALDQLMPGFDPEIGKLAQRVLINPRKIDYHTGVFATKITPAKDGKPVIIELIDAKTKEPKDTLEVDAALIATGRAPFTNGLGLENVNVVTQRGFVPVDERLRVIDTNGNLVPHLYCIGDANGKMMLAHAASAQGISVVEQVTGQGHVLNHLSIPAACFTHPEISMVGLTEPQAREKAQKEGFEVGVAKTSFKANTKALAENEGEGLAKLIYRPDNGEILGVHIFGLHAADLIHEASNAIALGTRIQDIKFAVHAHPTLSEVLDELFKSAKVKAAASSHGPVSEPVAV; encoded by the exons ATGCATTCTATTTGCTTTCAAGCTACTGGAGTTCCTGGATCGAATTACATTTTCGATTCTTGTTCTCCTGCTTTAGCTATATCCAAGCCGATCAATCTCCGTTTCTGCGGACTTAGAAAGGAAGCCTTCGGTTTCTCTGGTTTGACTCACTCGAGTTCTGGCCGAGTTCATTTCTCGAGTCGTGGACATTCTAAGAAAGTCTCTGCTTCCGCTGAAAGCAACGGAAGTCCTCCAAAATCGTtcgattatgatttgattatcatCGGTGCCGGCGTCGGTGGACATGGAGCTGCGTTGCATGCCGTCGAGAAG GGATTGAAAACTGCTATTATCGAAGGAGATGTGGTGGGAGGAACGTGTGTGAACAGAGGTTGTGTTCCTTCGAAAGCTCTCTTGGCTGTGAGTGGTAAAATGCGTGAACTCCAGAGTGAGCATCACATGAAGGCTTTGGGTTTGCAG GTGTCTGCTGCCGGGTATGACAGACAGGGAGTTGCTGACCATGCAAATAATCTTGCTTCAAAGATTCAAAGCAATTTGACTAACTCAATGAAGGCGCTTGGAGTAGACATATTGACCGGTGTTGGTACCATTGTG GGTCCTCAAAAAGTGAAATATGGGAAGGTTGGTTTTCCTGATAACATAGTAACTGCAAAAAATATAATCATTGCCACGGGTTCTGTCCCCTTTGTTCCCAAGGGCATTGAAGTTGATG GGAAGACTGTTATTACCAGTGACCATGCCCTGAAATTGGAGTCTGTTCCTGATTGGATTGCGATTGTAGGAAGTGGTTATATTGGTCTTGAATTCAGTGATGTATACACTGCACTTGGAAGTGAG GTCACCTTTATTGAAGCTCTAGATCAACTTATGCCTGGATTTGATCCTGAGATTGGTAAGCTGGCTCAAAGGGTGTTGATCAACCCTAGGAAAATTGACTATCATACAGGAGTATTTGCAACAAAG ATCACTCCTGCAAAGGATGGAAAACCTGTCATTATTGAGCTTATTGATGCCAAGACCAAGGAACCCAAGGACACCTTGGAG GTAGATGCAGCCTTAATTGCAACCGGAAGGGCACCATTCACCAATGGTCTCGGCTTGGAGAAT GTTAATGTAGTAACACAAAGGGGTTTCGTGCCTGTTGACGAGAGATTGCGAGTAATTGACACAAACGGCAATCTG GTTCCTCATTTGTACTGCATTGGTGATGCAAATGGTAAAATGATGCTTGCTCATGCAGCAAGTGCGCAAGGAATTTCAG tggtggaacaagTGACAGGACAAGGTCATGTGCTTAATCACCTTAGCATCCCCGCAGCCTGCTTCACTCACCCTGAAATAAGTATGGTTGGGTTAACAGAG CCTCAAGCAAGGGAGAAAGCTCAGAAGGAAGGATTTGAAGTAGGCGTTGCCAAAACAAGTTTCAAGGCTAACACGAAGGCACTTGCCGAAAATGAAGGGGAGGGACTTGCTAAG TTGATATACAGACCCGACAACGGTGAGATACTCGGAGTTCATATATTTGGCTTACATGCAGCAGACCTCATCCATGAAGCATCAAATGCCATAGCTTTAGGAACACGTATCCAG GACATAAAATTCGCCGTTCACGCACATCCAACACTTTCTGAAGTTCTGGACGAACTATTTAAATCAGCCAAA GTTAAAGCTGCTGCTTCGAGCCACGGTCCAGTAAGTGAACCGGTTGCAGTCTAA